AACACGATCAGTTCGGCTTCGACGTCCAGTCGCAGCTTGGTTTGACGCAGCAACGAGGGGTCACCGGTGGTCGATCCAGAATCGTTGCGATGAGGCATTTTTCGTTGCAGACGATCTTCGAAGACTTCTCGCAGATCGTTGCTGCGAGATTCGTAGCCGCCGCTGAGAGCGTAGATTCGCTCGTAGTCTTCGGCGATGTCTTGCCAGTGCTCATCGAGGCGTTGGCAATCGCCGGGGACCGGGGTTTCGACCACGTTGCTGCGGCACAGGCAGTGGAATTCGCCGTTGCTGGCCAAGTACCCGATGGCGACGCGGAATCGCGACGGTGGGTCTTGGACGTCGACGTACCAATTGCTGACGCCGCCGTGCACCGTGATGTCGCGAGCGACTGTTTCAGCGCTGTTGCTAGTCACGTCGCCAACGGCCAATAAACGCAGGGTTGGAACGGCGGTGTGCCATTTTTCGGCCATCGCTGACTGGGCGCGTTGGACGCTGGTTTGGGTGATTTCCCAACTGGCCTGCAGCCAAAAAGCGTCGCGAACGACCAGCACGATGCGATCTTTGTGAGGAGCTGCTGCACGATGACGTTGGGCACCATCGGTGACAGCCGAACCGGCAACCAGGGTTCCGGTGGAGAGGTCCTTGTGCTTCTGAACCAATTCGCGGCGGCGACGCATTTCGGCCCGGATGCGTTCGGTTTTCGCCGAGATTTTGGGTTCGGTCAGGTCAGTCATGGGTGCGTCGGGACGCGATCGCACGGTCGTTTTGGGTTTGCTGGTGGTCGCTTTGCGAGCCGGTGATTTCGCAGAGGTCTTGCTCGCCGCGGTGGACCGAGGTTTCTTGGCAGTGGCTGAAACTCTCGTTTCGCTGGTTTTGGACGTGCTTTTCGCTTTGGCGGAACCAGCGCCAGCTCCCGCCCGGCTCTTTTTGGCGTCGCTGGAGGCTTTCCGGCGGAGACGCTGTTGGGCCTTTTTGATCTCGCTGATCAAATCGTCCTTCCGCATCGAGTGCAAGCCTGTGATCCCGTAATTCTTGGCGATTTCAGCCAATTCACGACGGGTTTGGGACGGTAGATCAACAGTACTAATCAAGGCGGGCTCCTCGAGATGAACGCCTGGCCGATCTTCCCAACTCAAGGGCAACGAGGCGTGAATGGTTGATTTGAGGCAACAGATGGATGCCGTAGTGCATCCACCCGTACCGCTGTGGAAGGAGGCAAAATCGGTTAGTGAACGCACCTTAACGGGGGAATCCGCTGCCCAACTATTATGGCAAGGGGATGCTCATTGTTCTAGTGTCCGATTGTTGAAAAGCCGGATTGAGAAGCGAAAAGCCTGATCCTCGGATGACAAAAACCCTCTGATCGTCCAATCTTTGCAATCGTTTGAGCGATCGACCGCTTGCATGGCGTGTGCGATCAACTTCGCGACATTATAACCTGCCGAACGCGACAATCGAGCGAATGGCTCATGAGAGGGGTGTGTATGAATGATCCAAAGCAGCGAAAAGAGGACCCATCGAACACGCAGCCGATGCTGCGGTTGGCCTCGGCCGGGTTTGAGCTTGCCTCGTTCCCGCTCATTTTGGGGGCGATCGGGTATTACTGGCTGGATCCGTGGATGGGGTACGAGACCCCGTTCATTGCAATCGCCGGGGTTCTGGTCGGGTTCTGCTTGGGGTTTTACCGGCTGATTCTGATGGTGAATCAGCTCCCGTCGTGAAACCTGCGTTCGGAACGCGTTCCGGACACTCCTTCTCTCTCTTGGAAGTCGGGCGACGCCGTTCAGGCGTGCGTCAGGGACGGAAACTGGCATGGGAAACGCGTCCTGCCTTCCCCCGAAAATCTTGCTGAACGCTCGTTTTTCGACCCCTCCCGTTGCCAACGGTCGGGGTTCGCAAGATGTTACGAGCAAAGTATTTAAAAGCCGCACGACCTCTTCGCAGGCAATGACCTTTGAAGCGACGAACTCAGTACGGAGTCATTCTGATCACGGTGATGGCGATCACGCTGGCGTGGTTGTTGATGTACGTGCTGATTGCGTTGGGAAAATGGGCGGAGAGCCAATTTTTTGGTGATTTGACCTGGGGCATTGTGTCGCTGGTCAGTCCCTGGGCGGTGTGGCGGAAGCTGGCAATCGCCAGTTGGGCGATTTCGCTGGCATCGGTCTTTCCGCGGTTGATGTCGGTTCAAATCAGTGCCGATCGGTGGTTGGCGGCGCAAGGCTTTTTGGCTGGGATGCTGATTCGGATCGTAGGGACCGTTGCTTTGTTTTTGGCCAGTAGTTATTACTTGGACGCTCCCGAGACTTGGTCCGCCGCCTGGGTGCTGTTTTGGCACGTCAGTTTGCTGTCGGTCGAAGTCGTTGTGATCGCACGGTTCGCTTGCCGTGACGTTGCCTGAAATCATCCCGACCCAATCCAACTGTCATGTTGCCATTTTTAGCCGCAGCTGGTCACGACCCGACCGATCACGCGATTCCGCACGCGTTGCATGATTCGCCGTTGCTCAAGATCCCATTTGGTGGCGACGGCACCGACGTGCCCGCCTTGGGTGTTCGGGATGGCTTCTACGAATTTTTCATCACCAATCACTTGATGATGTCCGCCATGGTGGGCTTGCTGCTGATCATCACGGGCGTGTTGTGCTCGCGAAAAATCAGCATCTTCCATGGCGAAGGTTTGGGCCGCTATCAAACACGCGGTCGGCTGTCGCAATTGTTTGAGACGATCTGCGCGTTCATTCGCGACGAGGTCGCTTACCCGAACTTGCACGGGCTGACCGACAAATACATTCACTACATTTGGACGGTGTTCTTCTTCATCCTGTTTGCCAACATTTTGGGTGTGATCCCGTTTGGCTACATGTTGCAGTTGATCACAGGAAACCAGGCATTTTCGCATTGGGGCGGCAGTGCCACCGGGAACTTGTCGTTGACCAGCGTGTTGGCGTTGACGTCCTTGTTCGCGATCATTTTCATTGGGATTCGCGAAACCAGTGCCAAAGACTTTTTCAACCACTTCAACCCGATTGGCTGGGATGGCGGCATCATGATGTTGCCCATCGCTTTGATGCTGTACGTGCTCGAGTGGCTCAGTTTGCTGGTCAAGTGCTTCGTGCTTGCCATGCGGTTGTTCGGCACGATGATGGCGGGTCACTTGGTGCTCGCCGCTTTCGTCGGTCTGATCTTCGCGGCGGGTGCTGCGAGTGACGGGATGGCTTATGCGGTCAGCGTGCCGGTGGTTTTGGTCGCGACATCGCTGACGTTGTTGGAGTTGTTTGTTTGCTGCTTGCAGGCTTTCATCTTCACGTTCCTGACCGTGCTGTTCATCGCTGCGATGGCCACTCACGAGCATGATGAGGAATTGGACCATGACCCAAACGCGATGACCGACGCCAACCAGATGGACCCTGACAAGATTTTTGATCCCAGCCGTATCAGTCCTGCTGTGGGTGCAAGTCATCCAGCGGGTGTTTGATCGGTTTGGTGGACTGAAAAGCGATGTGGCATTTTGTCGCTCGCTTTCGAGGCTTGGAGCAGAGGAAATAGCCCCAGGTCGGCAAACTGTTTGATTCACGCCGTCAGGCGATTGGGAGCGGAAGCTTTTTCCACTCCTTTCTGACGAAACTGCAGCAGGGTGGCATGACGGTTCGACTTGGTTGGACTATTCTTCGGCACTCAAAAAACACCTTTCCCCTTTCACTCGCTCAAAATTTTTACGGAGCAATCTGAAGATGTTAGAACTGGCAATGATGTTGGCCCAAGAAATCGCTTCCTACGACTTCGGCCGCATGGGTCTGGGGATCGGAATCGGATTGATCATTATCGGTGCCGCTTTGGGCATTGGTCGCATTGGTGGCAGTGCTGTCGACGCAATGTCGCGTCAGCCTGAAGCTGGTGGACGAATTCAAACAGCGATGATCATCGCGGCGGCACTGATCGAAGGTGCAACCGTCATCGC
Above is a window of Rhodopirellula islandica DNA encoding:
- a CDS encoding DUF4912 domain-containing protein — translated: MISTVDLPSQTRRELAEIAKNYGITGLHSMRKDDLISEIKKAQQRLRRKASSDAKKSRAGAGAGSAKAKSTSKTSETRVSATAKKPRSTAASKTSAKSPARKATTSKPKTTVRSRPDAPMTDLTEPKISAKTERIRAEMRRRRELVQKHKDLSTGTLVAGSAVTDGAQRHRAAAPHKDRIVLVVRDAFWLQASWEITQTSVQRAQSAMAEKWHTAVPTLRLLAVGDVTSNSAETVARDITVHGGVSNWYVDVQDPPSRFRVAIGYLASNGEFHCLCRSNVVETPVPGDCQRLDEHWQDIAEDYERIYALSGGYESRSNDLREVFEDRLQRKMPHRNDSGSTTGDPSLLRQTKLRLDVEAELIVFGKADPTASVMVGGHPVKLQNDGAFTVRMEFPDKRQVLPVTAETRDGLRQRTTVIAIERNTKVMDTVELQENN
- a CDS encoding AtpZ/AtpI family protein — protein: MNDPKQRKEDPSNTQPMLRLASAGFELASFPLILGAIGYYWLDPWMGYETPFIAIAGVLVGFCLGFYRLILMVNQLPS
- the atpB gene encoding F0F1 ATP synthase subunit A, whose amino-acid sequence is MLPFLAAAGHDPTDHAIPHALHDSPLLKIPFGGDGTDVPALGVRDGFYEFFITNHLMMSAMVGLLLIITGVLCSRKISIFHGEGLGRYQTRGRLSQLFETICAFIRDEVAYPNLHGLTDKYIHYIWTVFFFILFANILGVIPFGYMLQLITGNQAFSHWGGSATGNLSLTSVLALTSLFAIIFIGIRETSAKDFFNHFNPIGWDGGIMMLPIALMLYVLEWLSLLVKCFVLAMRLFGTMMAGHLVLAAFVGLIFAAGAASDGMAYAVSVPVVLVATSLTLLELFVCCLQAFIFTFLTVLFIAAMATHEHDEELDHDPNAMTDANQMDPDKIFDPSRISPAVGASHPAGV
- the atpE gene encoding ATP synthase F0 subunit C gives rise to the protein MLELAMMLAQEIASYDFGRMGLGIGIGLIIIGAALGIGRIGGSAVDAMSRQPEAGGRIQTAMIIAAALIEGATVIALVFILLCRG